A DNA window from Christiangramia salexigens contains the following coding sequences:
- a CDS encoding SRPBCC family protein, translated as MDKENKTDWTTFKVEVPIKADPQRIKDAWSTQETLEKWFLKSAEFTTPKAKRRERNEKIHPGDIFLWRWHGWPDATLENGEIIYPEKDEFLRFIFGKTGTVGVSVLTKNDQTILSLVQENIPEDERSRMDYHVGCKTGWTFYLLNLKSFLLGGPDLRNKDASLSMD; from the coding sequence ATGGATAAGGAGAATAAAACAGATTGGACCACATTCAAGGTAGAAGTTCCTATTAAAGCAGATCCACAAAGGATCAAAGATGCCTGGAGCACCCAGGAAACATTGGAAAAATGGTTCTTAAAATCGGCCGAATTCACAACTCCCAAAGCAAAAAGAAGAGAAAGGAATGAGAAAATTCACCCTGGTGACATTTTTTTATGGAGGTGGCATGGCTGGCCTGATGCTACTTTAGAAAACGGAGAGATCATTTATCCAGAAAAAGACGAATTTCTCAGATTTATTTTCGGAAAAACCGGAACGGTTGGCGTAAGTGTACTAACTAAAAACGACCAGACAATCCTTAGTCTGGTTCAGGAAAATATCCCCGAAGACGAAAGGTCAAGAATGGATTATCACGTAGGTTGTAAGACCGGTTGGACCTTTTATCTCCTCAATTTAAAATCCTTTCTGTTAGGTGGCCCGGATCTCAGAAATAAAGATGCAAGTCTGTCTATGGATTAA